The genomic region CCTCAGTTAATGATTtgagtgttgatgtgctgttttCAGGCTGCTACAAGATCACCACAGTGTTCAGCCACGCTCAGACTGTGGTGCTGTGCGTCGGCTGCTCCACGGTCCTCTGCCAGCCCACGGGAGGGAAAGCTCGTCTGACAGAAGGTACAGGGACACTGCTAAATCGCATGAATCGTAAATGTACATGTGACAATGAAAAACAGTTTCAGGGCTGTCACCTTTCACTTCAACGTGGCAGGGAAAGTTAATATTCAACCTGTGATGGCCTGTTGATTACAATATAATCTTCAGAAGCAGTTTGCCTTGtaatccagcagagggcgctcagTGTCTGCTTGACCTAGTGCATGCCCTCTTGACCTATCAGTGAAGAGAGCTGTTAACATTACGTTGTTTCCGCACGAAAATGGAGGACACATGAGAAGCATTCTGGACACAGTTTGGTTTCTACTCTTATACCATGCAACTAACTTAGTCTAAACTATTTCCAAAACACATTTTCGTATGTAGAATATCAGAATCtcgaacatacacacacacacacttgtatctTCGCCTTTGTATTGCCCTGTCATTGCCCTATCATGAACAGGGTTACTAAAAAGGCGTACAGCAACTCTTGTGGTTGTGACAGAAATTCATCATCACTGATCCATTTCTACACGATCAACCACaagcacaaataaaacacaaactcgCGTCGTCCGACTTCTCGGACGGAAAGCTTCATGAGTTTTATCAGCCTTATCTGTTAGATCCAGTTTAAAAAGCCTCCCTGTTTAAATAACTGCCTGTGAACTGTTAATCACCATCACGTCTCCTGAAATACACATctgacaacacacactctgaattACAACTTAATTAGGGACACGTCTACCAACTAAATCCACAACATCTATGTATGTAGAACACAAATCTCACTAACGAAAAAAGTCGAAGTCCACTCTTGATAATTTTTCAGTTCTTTTAGTTACATCTAATGAGCTTAACAGTTTAAGAAGTGATTATTCAACTTGACGTCCATTTTTGGTTGCTGTGCACATCATGTATGGTGCTGCTAAACTGTATTTAAAGCAAAATAACAGCAACTGAAAGTTTTAGGTCAGCTTTATTTTCtgttcaaaacaagacatttgagcCTTGTGAAATTCTATTGAGCGTTTTCAACATATTCAGACTTTTATGATTAATCAGCGTGTTGATTTTTCTCCTCAGGCTGTTCATTCAGGAGGAAACAGCACTAGTCGGACACCATTGAGGAGGAGTATGATGAAAACTTGCTGGACTTCAAGTATCACTGCCACGGAGCTGATGCAGCAATCAGGGAATGCAGAGCGGGAATACAAATCATTTCTATTGAGAGAAATGTCTGGTCTTGTTTTGACCGCATTACTACCATACATCCATTAAATCTTACCGCTTAATAAATTTAGGGTTGGTGATTTATTTGGATATAATAATCCTGCACGTTTGTCatccatttttttgtatttatctctTGATGGCTCTTAAATTGTCTGGTGAAGATCAGGCCTCAAAGCTTCACTCTGCACAGCTGAATATCTGTGTGTTGGAGCTGGTAACAAATCcagacactcacacatttaTATCCCAGGTTATCACCACAGTGAAGTGAGCACTTCAGATAAAGAATGGTTTTTATCAGTGCCTGCTTCAAGGTCAGTGGTGAGGGTTCAGTGCAGGGCTCTCGGTCTGATCGAGGGTTGATTCAGGGAGAGGCAGCGCTggcacttcctgtttttcctgCTGCTTGTAGGGATAGGACACTACATGGCATCACAATGAACATCTACCATGGTTCTGAATTTCCATGTGCTTGTGAGCTTCCTGTGAAAATGATAATGCAGAATAACTTCTGGTGGAGTTTGGGTGGAAAAGTGGGAGTGGGAACATGTAGAAGAGTCACACTAGTTTAAAGATTTGTGACCCACAGTTTATTTTACCTTCAGCTTTTGTGTGAGGTTATGAGTGTGTTCGCTCTCTGATAGCAATGAGTTGTAAACTGAATAAAGACAAATCGGAAGAGGGAATGATTCAATGACAACTTTCTTGTTGCTATAgtgatattttgtgtttttgcgtACATATTTGACACAGCttgcaaataaaataatgggAAACTGATTCATTTCTAAATTGCCTCCTTGTAACTGAGTGATGCATACATAATAAAGTTTCAAAGGAATACAAGTTTGAGTATTTTCCTACAGTcaccacatttatatttaaatcttatttaTAAAGCAGAAATAgtgaacatttattttccttatgTTTGTACAATAAACCacatacagtaaaaatacaacaCCCTTTAAAATCGAAAATGGTttacatacatgcatacattCAGCTTGTACTGACACAGAAATAATTTATTGTTTCTAACTAATTATTTTCAGGTAAAatctaaacatttgttttgcattgtattcatggttcccagagCTAAACACTGAACCTTG from Pleuronectes platessa chromosome 10, fPlePla1.1, whole genome shotgun sequence harbors:
- the rps27.2 gene encoding 40S ribosomal protein S27.2, whose translation is MPLAEDLLNPSPELEKRRHKKKRLVQSPNSYFMDVKCPGCYKITTVFSHAQTVVLCVGCSTVLCQPTGGKARLTEGCSFRRKQH